Below is a window of Candidatus Viadribacter manganicus DNA.
GGTGAGCCAACTTCAAGGCTTTATCGGCTACGGTCAGCCGGGCCACATGATGCTCTACGCCGTCGGCATCATTTTCTTCTGCTTCTTCTACACTTCGATCGTTTTCAATCCGGAAGAAACCGCGGACAACCTGCGCAAATACGGCGGCTTCCTGCCGGGCATTCGTCCAGGCAAAAAGACGGCCGAATATCTCGATTACGTGCTGACACGCCTCACAGTTATCGGCGCCGCCTACATCACCGCAGTGTGTTTGCTGCCGGAGATTCTGATCGCGTACTACGCGGTGCCCTTCTATCTCGGCGGCACCTCGATCCTCATCGTTATCTCAGTGACGCTGGATACGGTTGCACAAATTCAGTCGCACTTGGTCGCGCACCAGTACGAAGGTCTCATCAAGCGCTCAAAGCTGCGTGGCTCGGGCGGCGGGATCACCAAGAAATGAACCTGATCCTGTTCGGGCCACCGGCCGCTGGTAAAGGCACCCAAGCCAAGCGTCTCACCGCCGAACGGGGATACGTACAGCTTTCAACCGGCGACATGCTGCGCGCAGCGCGGAAGTCGGGCTCGGAGCTTGGTCAGAAGGTCGCCGCGATCATGGATTCCGGCTCGCTCGTCTCGGACGAGATCGTGATTGCGTTGATCGAAGATGCGCTCGCGCAGAACAAGACGGCGCCCGGTTTCATTTTCGACGGGTTTCCGCGCACGGTCGCGCAAGCAGAAGCGCTCGATGCCATGCTTGCCCGCCACGGCAAGCAGATCGATCGCGTCGTGCAGCTTGAAGTGGACTCGCAGCAATTGCTCGATCGTGTCGCTAAGCGCTTTGCCGAAGAAGGCAGAGCCGACGACAATCCTGAAAGCTACAAAGTTCGTTTGAACGCGTATCTCGCTCAAACCGCGCCGCTCATTCCTTACTACGAGCAGAAGAACAAGCTTCGCGGCGTCGACGGCATGGCCGGCATCGAGGATGTGGCCACGTCCATCGCCGCCGCGATCGACGCTCGTTAGAACGTCAGTGCTGGCGCGCGTAGGCGCGCGATCCAATCTGCGAACTTTGCCGACCAGTCGACGAGCACGCCGCGCAAGCTTTCGTCCGTGATCTCGCCATCGACGATCAGGCCGTCGCGATAGTTCAAATAGATTTCGGGCTGCACCGTGAGCGCTGCGCCCGTGGCGCTGACGACAGAGCGAAGCTGCGATTGCGCTGCAGCGGTGCCAACCGCGCCAAGCGTTGCGCCGACGATGGCCGCCGGTTTGCCGGCCCAGGAATTCTTGCCCCATGGGCGTGAACCCCATTCGATCGCGTTTTTCAGCGCCGCCGAAAATGAGCGGTTGAACTCGGGCGTGACGAACAGCACCGCGTCAGCGCTTTCGATCTGCTGCTTGAAGCGGATGACCGGCGCCGGAAGCTCACCCTCAAGATCTTGATCGTAGAGCGGCAGTTCGCCGATCTCGACGATTTGGAGGTCCAGTTTCGGGCGCGCGACCTTCGCCAACGCTTGGGCGAATATCCGGTTTACTGAGCCCTTGCGCAGGCTGCCGACGACGACGGCGACTTTGGTGGTCATTTATGATTCCCTAGTAACGGTTGGTAACTAGGGCTATATGAGTGCCTATGAGAGCAGCTCAAGAACGCACACAGACCTCACCAGGTCACAGCGTTGTTTCCGACATCCAGTCCCATGATTGCCGGGCGGTCAGCGCCATTTTGCAGCGTATAGGGGATAAATGGAGCGTGCTGATCATCCAGCGCCTGGGTGAGGGGCCGCGCCGGTTCAATGAGATCAAACGGATCATAGGGGGTATTTCCCAGCGGATGCTGACTCTGACGCTCCGCAATCTGGAGCGCGATGGGCTCGTCAGTCGAACCGTGACGCCGACCGTGCCCCCACGGGTCGATTACGCGCTGACCGAGCTGGGCAGGGACCTCCTCATCCCGGTTTCGGCCCTCGGGCAGTGGGCCATTCAGCATACCCCTTGTATCGAGGCCGCCCGCGCACGATTTGACGCTTCCGAGGCGGCCGAAACGCCGCAACAGGATCGCGTTTCCGCCGGTTGACGCGGCATTTCGCCCCGCTATAACCGCCAACTTCGCGAACACCCAACGCGCGATGCTCCCCAGACCAGACGGTCTGGAGGCGTCGCGCCTATTGCGTTTTGGAGCACCGCCAACATGGCTCGTATCGCCGGCGTAAACATTCCGACCCAGAAGCGCGTCGTCATCGCGCTGCAGTACATCCATGGGATCGGCCAGCACTACGCCAAAGAAATCACTGAGAAGGTCGGCATCACGCCGGAGCGCCGCGTGAGCGAGCTCACCGACGCTGAAGTTCTCCAAATCCGCGAGACCATCGATCGTGACTACACGGTTGAGGGCGATCTTCGTCGCGAGACCGCAACGAACATCAAGCGCCTGATGGACCTCGGCTGCTATCGTGGCCTGCGTCACCGCCGTGGCCTGCCGGTTCGCGGCCAACGCACGCACACGAACGCGCGCACGCGCAAAGGTCCGGCGAAAGCAATCGCCGGCAAGAAACAAGCGACCAAGAAGTAAGGACACGCCGCAATGGCTAAGGAATCCACGCGCGTTAAGAAGCGTGAACGTAAGAACATCGTCACGGGCGTCGCGCACGTGAATGCATCGTTCAACAACACGATGATCACGATCGCTGATGCGCAAGGCAACACGATCTCCTGGTCGAGCGCCGGCACGATGGGCTTTAAGGGCTCGCGTAAGTCGACGCCGTACGCTGCGCAAGTCGCCGCTGAAGATGCAGGCCGCAAGGCGATGGAGCACGGCATGCGCACGCTCGAAGTGAACGTGTCTGGCCCGGGTTCGGGGCGCGAAAGCGCACTTCGTGCTCTGCAAGCTGTTGGCTTCACCGTGACGTCGATCCGCGACGTGACGCCGATCCCGCACAACGGGTGCCGTCCGCCGAAGCGCCGTCGCGTCTAAACGGAATACTGTAAGTGGCGCGCGCCTCCTTCGCTGCGCCGTTTGATTGAGAGCGATGAATGTCGATCGAAAAAAATTGGCTTGAACTGATCCGCCCGAAGAAGCCCGTCATTGAGCACGCGTACGACGCGTCCAAGCGTGGCACTTTGATTGCGGAACCGCTGGAGCGGGGCTTTGGCCTGACGCTCGGCAACGCGCTGCGTCGCGTGCTGCTGTCGTCGCTGCAAGGCGCGGCGATCACGTCGGTGCAAATCGACGGCGTCGTCCACGAGTTCAGCTCGATCCAAGGCGTTCGTGAAGATGTCACCGACATCGTGCTGAACCTGAAGCAAGTCGCGATCCGCATGCGCGGCGAAGGTCCAAAGCGCGTGATGCTGACGAAGACCGGCCCGGGCGAAGTGAAGGCCAGCGACATTCAGACGGTTTCCGATATGGAGATCTTGAACCCCGACCACGTGATCTGCACGCTGGACGACGGCGCGAACCTGCGCATGGAGCTGACGATCAACAACGGCAAGGGCTACGTCCCGGCCGAACAAAATCGTCCCGACGACGCGCCGATCGGCCTCATCGCCATCGACTCGATCTACTCGCCGGTTCGCCGCGTTGCCTATCGCGTTGAGAACACCCGCGAAGGTCAGGTTCTCGATTACGACAAGCTTATCATTGAAGTTGAGACCAACGGCGCTGTGCGTCCGGAAGATGCGATCGCGTACGCCGCGCGTATTCTGCAGGACCAGCTGCAAGTGTTCATCACCTTCGAAGAGCCGAAGCAGAAGAAGGAAGGCGGCGACAAGCCGGACCTCCCGTTCAACCCGGCTCTGCTCAAGAAAGTCGACGAACTCGAACTCAGCGTTCGCTCGGCCAATTGCTTGAAGAACGACAACATCGTTTACATCGGCGATCTGATCCAAAAGTCGGAAGGCGAAATGCTTCGCACTCCGAACTTCGGCCGCAAGTCGCTGAACGAGATCAAAGAAGTCCTCGCCTCGATGGGCCTTCATCTGGGTATGGCGGTCGAGAACTGGCCGCCGGACAACATCGAAGATCTCGCCAAGAAGTACGAAGACCAAATCTAACGGAGAGCCGGCGTTTAAGCCGGCGAGGAAAAGACAATGCGTCACGGTTCAGGACACAAGAAGCTCGGCCGCACCGCCAGCCACCGCCAGGCGATGTTCGCCAACATGGCGGCCTCGCTGATCAAGCACGAGCAAATCGTGACCACGCTGCCGAAGGCCAAGGCCCTTCGCCCGGTGTTTGAGCGTCTCGTGACGCTCGCCAAGAAGGGTGATCTCGGATCGCGCCGTCTGGTGCTCTCGCGCATGCGCGATGAGACCCAAACCAAGAAGCTCTTCGAGACGCTTGCGCCGCGCTACAAGGCTCGTGCGGGCGGCTACACGCGCGTGCTGAAGGCGGGCTTCCGCCATGGCGACAACGCTCCCCTCGCGGTGATCGAACTTGTTGATCGCGATGAAAGCGCTCTTGGCCAAGATAGCGGCCCGCGCCCGGAAGCTATCTACACCGACAACTGATCCTTCGCTCGAAAGAGCTTTGAACCAAGCGGCGTCACGAAAGTGGCGCCGCTTTTCATTTTCGCGCGCTTGACTCGATATTTGCGAAAATGTAGAAATATTGCACGATTTAGCAGGAGATCGAGATGTCGGATTTCTACCGTCCCAAAGGTCTTTCGAGCGCCGTATGTTATGGGGACCCAAAGACCGCATTTCGTTGGCTGGAGGAGGCGTTCGGCTTCGAGCCGCTAATGGTCATTCTCGATGAGAACGACAACATCGCCCATTCTGAGATGAAATACGGCGATAGCGTCGTGATGATCGGCAATGAGTGGAGCGCCGATCACAAGAGCCCCAAGTCTTTAGGCGGAAAGAACACCCAAACCGTGCACGTTCAACTGACGCGTGGTGAAGACATCGACGCCCATTGTGGACGCGCGCGAAAAGCCGGCGCTGAGATCATGCAAGAGCCATCGACGCAGTTCTACGGCGATCGCACCTACCGTGCGCGTGACGGCGAGGGCCACATTTGGACGTTCGGCGTGACGGTTCAGGAAATGACGCCTGCCGAATGGGACAAGGCCGCCGGTGGCGGCATGCGAACGCAAACCAGCCTGTGAGGCGTTCGATAGATCAAACACTCGCTGCGCTCGCTGACCCACATCGGCGACGCGCGGTCGAGCTGCTGGGCCAGCGGCCGCGTCGCGCCGGCGAGCTTGCTGAGGCATTGGGCCTGCCTGCGCCCGCTATGAGCCGGCATTTGCGGGAGCTGAAGCAGTGCGGCCTCGTGGAGGAAACCCATCCTGAGTTCGATGCGCGGGTGCGGATATACACGCTGAAGGAAGGCGCGATGGCTGACCTGAAGAAGTGGCTGGCGGACACCGAGCGGATGTGGAGCGATCAGCTCGCGTCGTTCAAGGCGCACATAGAGAAAAAGCGCAAATGAGCGCCGTCATCGTCTCGTTGCGTGTGAAGGCAACACCACAGGAGGCCTTTGACGCTTTCACACAAGATATCGCCACGTGGTGGCGGCCAAACGGCTTGTTCGCGCTCACGCCGCGCGGTGACGGCGTGTTGCGGTTCGAGGCAGGGCAAGGCGGGCGTCTCGTCACGGACCTTCCGAATGGCACGGTCTTTGAGATTGGCCGTGTTAGCGCTTGGCGGCCAGGCGAGCGGTTGGCTTTCACGTGGCGCGCCGCGACCTTCGCGGCGGATCAGGTGACGACCGTGGAAATTCGTTTCGAGCCTGTCGGCGATGAAACGCGCGTCACGGTCGAGCATCGGGGATGGGATATGATCCCTCAAGACCACGTCGCAAGGCATGGCTTCCCGTTGGCCGCCACGCAGATGCGCCTCAGCGAACATTGGCGCGCGCTGTTGGCCGCTTTGGCTGCCCGGATCGTCGCGCGCCCCTGAGTTTCGCCATGTTTCTGCCCCGTCCCGGCGCATGATCCGGCAGCGATTTGTCGAGGCGGCGGACCCATGAAATTTACGCGTTCCACTCTCTTGAAAGCGTCTCCGTACGCAGCGCTTGTCGCTGGCTTCGCCGGCGGCGCCTTGGCCGTTGCCCCGATGGCGACAGAGCGCCAGATCCCGGCCTCAAATGACGAGCCGCAACTGCAGCTGGTGCAGGCGCAGCCGCTCGTTCGCACGGCGCCTTCGGGCCGCGGCGAGGTGCAGCTTTCGTTCGCCCCGGTGGCGGCGCGTGCTGGCCCTGCGGTCGTGAACGTCTATGCGCAACGCGTTTCCCGCTCGATGGCGCGCGATCCGTTCTTCGGGCGCTTCAGCGCTCCGCGCGTCGAGAACTCACTCGGCTCTGGGGTCATCGTCCGCGAAGACGGCATCATCGTTACAAACAACCACGTCATCGACGGCGCGCAATCGCTGAAGGTCGTGCTCTCCGATCGCCGTGAGTTCGACGCAGAACTCGTACTCGCAGATCAGCGGGTTGATCTTGCGGTGTTGCGCATCAATACGAACGGCGAACGCCTGCCGACCCTTGCGTTTGCGAACACACAGAGCAATCTCCAAGTTGGCGACCTCGTTCTCGCGATCGGCAACCCGTATGGGCTCGAACAAACCGTAACGAGCGGCATCATCTCAGCTTTGGCGCGCACCGACGTTGGCATTTCCGACTACGCGTTCTTCATCCAGACGGACGCCGCGATTAACCGCGGCAATTCCGGTGGCGCACTCGTCGACATGAGCGGCTCGCTCGTGGGCATCAACAGCGCGATTTTCTCCGAAACCGGCGGATCGAACGGAATCGGCTTTGCCATTCCCGCCGAAATGGTGCGCCGCGTCGTTGAATCTGCCGTCTCTGGTGGACGCACAGTCATTCGCCCGTGGCTTGGCGCGCGCATGCAAGCCGTGACGCAAGAGCAAGCGCGAGCGCTTGGTCTGCCGCGCCCTGAAGGCGTGCTCGTAAGCGATCTTTATCCCCGCGCCGCCGGTGAGCGCGCGGGGCTGCGCACTGGTGACGTTATCTTGCGCGTCGCCGGTATCGAAGTGCGCGACGAAGGCGCCGTCCGCTACCAATTTGCGACGCAACGTCCCGGCGCGCGCGTTCCGCTCGTGCTGTTGCGCGATGGGCGGGAAGTGACCATCACAGCCAATGCCGAAGCCCCTCCCGGCGGCGCGCCAGACCCGCGTGAGCTTTCGGGCCGTCACCCGCTTTCTGGAGCGCGCGTCGTGAGCTTGACCCCTGCCACAGCCGAAGCCTCCGGCCTCGATCCATTTGCGGACGGCGTATTCATCCAGGCCTTGGACACGCGCGGTGTCGCCGCGCGCATCGGTTTCCGCCCCGGAGACATCATCGACGAAGTGAACGGCGCGCAAATCCGCGACGCTGCCCAGCTTGATCGCGCCATGGCGCAATCTCGGACCTGGGTCATCGGCGTCGAGCGCAACGGTCAGCGGGCTGAGCTTCGCTTCTAGGTCTCGACGACTAGGTCGTCTCTCGCTTCGAGAAGGCCTATGTTGCGAACATGAGCGATTTGTTCGAAGCCGCAGGCCTGGATCAGGGCGCCCCGACGCCCCTGGCCGAGCGGTTGCGTCCGCGCAAACTCGATGAAGTGGTCGGCCAAGATCACCTGCTGAAGCCGCAAGGTCCGATCGGACGGATGGTGGCGCAGAGGCGCTTGGCGTCCATGATTTTGTGGGGCCCGCCGGGCGTCGGCAAAACCACGATCGCGCGCTTGCTCGCCGAAGAGACCGGCCTCGAGTTTCAGCAGATCAGCGCAGTGTTCTCAGGCGTCGCCGATCTGAAGAAGGCCTTCGAGACGGCGCGCGGCCGGCGCGCCTCCGGCAAGTCCACATTGCTGTTCGTGGATGAAATCCATCGTTTCAACCGTGCGCAGCAAGATGGGTTCTTGCCCTATGTCGAGCAGGGCGTCGTGACCCTCGTCGGCGCCACCACCGAGAACCCGAGTTTCGAGATCAACGCGGCGCTCTTGTCGCGCGCCCAAGTGTTCGTACTGAAGCGCCTGGATGATGGCGCGCTCGATCAATTGTTGCAGCGAGCAGAAGCGCTCCTAGGCAGGAAGCTGCCGCTGACAGACGAAGCTCGAATTGCTTTTACCAACCTCGCCGATGGCGATGGCCGCTATCTGCTGACGCTCAGTGAGGAGTTGTTCGCGCTTCAAGCCAAGGCGCCGCTTGATGCACGTGCGCTCGGTGAACTCTTGCAAAAGCGCGCGCCGGCCTACGACAAGGATCGTGAGGAGCACTACAACCTCATCTCGGCGCTGCACAAAAGCATTCGCGGCTCCGATCCGGACGCCGCGCTCTATTGGCTCGCGCGCATGGTAACCGGCGGCGAGGACTTGCTCTTCATTGCGCGGCGTCTGGTGCGCGCCGCCGCAGAAGATATCGGTCTCGCAGATCCGACCGCGCTTTTGATTGCGAACGCCGCGAAAGATGCTGTGCACTTCATTGGCCCGCCAGAAGCCGAGTTGCATCTCGCTCAAGCCGTCATTCACCTGGCGACTGCGCCGAAATCAAACGCGGCTTACACGGCCTGGAAGCAGGCCAAGCAAGCTGCGCAGGAGACCGGCGCTCTCGGGCCGCCGATGCACATTCGCAATGCGCCGACGAAGCTCATGAAGGATCTGGGCTACGGCAGCGGCTATTCCTACGATCACGACGCAGAAGGCGGCTTTTCGGGTCAAAATTATTTTCCCGATGAGATGAAGCGACGTCAGTTCTACGCCCCTGAAGGGCGTGGCCGCGAAGGCGCAATTCGAGAGCGGCTTGAACACTGGGCCAAGGTTCGCGCCGAACGTGACGGCGCATAGGCTATGGCGCGACCAATCTCCCCCGAAGAAGCCGCGGCCGCGCGCGCGCTCATGATCGATGAAGACGCGACGTTCATCGCGTTCAACAAACCGTCCGGACTTGCCGTGCAGGGCGGTTCGGGAGTCGCACTCAGTTTGGAAGACATGTTGGCGGCGTTTGCGAAGTCGAACGGAAAGCAACCGCGTCTCGTGCACCGCCTCGATCGCGAAACATCCGGCGTCATCATAGCCGCCCGCACCAAGCCCGCGGCAGCGTTCTTTTCGGAGGCGTTCGCGGGGCGTGCAGTGAAGAAGACCTATCTCGCGATCGTATGCGGCGGCGCGCCAACGCCCGACACTGGCGAGATTGCGTTGAGGCTGAAGAAGTCGTCGCGGAAGGGGCTCGACATCATGGAGGTCGCGGCCGACGGCCAGGCGGCGTTGACCCGCTATCGCACGCTCGTCGCCACGCCCGAGGCGGCGCTCGTGGAACTTGCGCCCGAAACTGGCCGCATGCATCAGTTGCGCGCCCACATGGCGGCGATCGGCCGGCCCATCGCCGGAGACGGGAAATACGGCGGGCTCTATCGGCTGGGCGGGACGGACATTCCCCGTCTGTTGCTGCATGCCGCGGCCCTTGATGTGCCTCATCCGGCCGGTGGGCGCCGCCTCGTTGCCGCGCCTCCGCCCCCCGAATTTCAGGCGGTAGCTCAAGCTCTTGGGCTGATCACTGGGGCTTGAGACCCCCAACGCTCGAGATACCTGCTAAGGTGCGACGAGGGATTCCAGAGGAACGATCATGATCCGAATTCTGAGCTTCGCCGCGGCGGCTTTCGCCTTGGTCGCCTGCGCCAGCACACCGGCTGGGCCGCCTTACACGGCGGCCGCCTCGGCCAGTAGCGCGGGCTATTCCGAGACGCAGATTGAGTCGAACCGCTACTTTGTGACCTATCGCGCGCCGAGTGGCGCTGAAGCGGCCCGCCTCGAAGATTACGCACTGCTGCGGGCTGCTGAACTCACGCTTCAAAACGGTCGCGAGTGGTTCTGGGTTGATCGGCGAAGCTTGGATCAGCAGAGCGCGGCTCGTTCGACAGGTCCGAGTCTCGGTGTCGGTATCGGTGGCGGCAGCTATGGACGTAGCAGCGGCGCCAGCGTCGGTGTTGGCTTCAACATTCCGCTCGGCAACCAGCCGCAGGCGCCGCGAGCACGTGGCGCGACGTACGAAATTCGGTTTGGCGAAGGCCCAAAGCCGGACGATGCCAATGCGTATGACGCCCGCTCGACCTCGCAGGCGATCCGCGCTCGGATTTCGACCATCGGATGATGAATTTGTTGCTGGTGGCCGCGGGCGGCGCGTTTGGCGCGGTTGCTCGCTACGGCGTGGGCGTCGGCGCCGCGCGGCTGTTTGGCCTGGTGTTTCCGTGGGGCACGCTTGTCGTCAACGTCGTCGGCGGCCTCGCGATGGGCTTGTTGGCAGCCAGGGTAGGGCCTGAGCAGGAGGCGCTTCGCCTTGCCCTCGGTGTGGGTGTTCTGGGCGGCTTCACCACGTTTTCGGCGTTTTCGCTGGAGACGGTGCGTCTGTTGGAGCATCAACCCGGCCTTGCGTTGCTCTATGCTGCCGCGTCGGTGGTGCTGAGTGTCGGCGCCTGTTGGATTGGTTTGAGTGTGGGACGCGCATGAGGTCGGTCGAGACCGTTGAAGTCGGTGCAGATGATGGCGAGCCACGGATCGATCGCTGGCTGCGGCGCCGTTATCCGCAACTGACACAAGGGCAGGTTGAAAAGCTGCTGCGCACCGGTCAGGTGCGCGTCGATGGCGCGCGCGTCAAAGCTTCCGACCGCGTGTCGCCGGGGCAGAGCGTTCGCATTCCCCCGCTCCCGGATGCGCCCACACGTCCGCCGCCCGGCGCGATCTCAGAGAAGGACGCTGAATACGTTCGCTCTCTGGTTATCCATCGTGATGAGGATGTCATTGTTCTGAACAAGCCGCACGGCCTCGCCGTGCAAGGCGGCGCGAAAACGCCCCGCCATCTCGACGCCTTGATGGATGGGCTGAAGTTTGACGCCGAACAGAAACCCAAGCTCGTGCACCGCCTCGATCGCGATACATCGGGATGCCTGGTGCTGGCGCGCCATCCTCGCGCTGCTGCATTTCTCGCCGAAGCTTTCCGCGATCGCGACACCGATAAAATATATTGGGCAATCGTTGTTGGCTCGCCGCGTCCTAAGGTCGGCGAGTTGCGCTCATGGATACGTAAGGCGCCGGGGCCTCGCGATGCTGATCGTGAAATGATGGTTCGCGCGCTTCAAACCGAAGAGGGCGCGGTCCACGCCATCACGCAGTACGCAGTGGTGTCGGAAGCGGCGCAGCGCGCAGCGTGGGTTGCGTTGCGCCCGGTTACGGGGCGCACCCACCAGCTCCGCTTTCATATGGCCGAGATGGGGCACGCGATCGCCGGCGATCCGAAATATAAATGCGATCGGCCGACGCCAAACGATCTCGGTGGCGCGCTGCTTCTGCATGCACGAGCCATTCGCATGCCGCACCCGTCGGGCGGCGAACTCAAGGTCATCGCCAAGCTGACCGGCCATATCAAAGCAGCGTTCAACACACTTGGCTTTGAGGAAGGCGAGATGCGCGACCCCTTCAAACCGTTCGAGGGAACGCGATGAAGGGCACGCTGGAAGCGGATGCTTTCGTCAATGCCGCGCGGGAATTGTTGAACCAAAACGATGCGGTCGGCGCCGAACGCATTCTGGCGCCTGTGATCCATCAGTTTAAAGCCGACGCGCCGGTTCAACATCTAATGGGCCAGATCAAGAAAGCCCAAGGCCAGTTGCCGGAGGCCGAGCGCTATTTCCGCGCCGCCATCGCGCACGATTTGCGCTCGGGCCAATATTACAATGA
It encodes the following:
- a CDS encoding RluA family pseudouridine synthase, encoding MRSVETVEVGADDGEPRIDRWLRRRYPQLTQGQVEKLLRTGQVRVDGARVKASDRVSPGQSVRIPPLPDAPTRPPPGAISEKDAEYVRSLVIHRDEDVIVLNKPHGLAVQGGAKTPRHLDALMDGLKFDAEQKPKLVHRLDRDTSGCLVLARHPRAAAFLAEAFRDRDTDKIYWAIVVGSPRPKVGELRSWIRKAPGPRDADREMMVRALQTEEGAVHAITQYAVVSEAAQRAAWVALRPVTGRTHQLRFHMAEMGHAIAGDPKYKCDRPTPNDLGGALLLHARAIRMPHPSGGELKVIAKLTGHIKAAFNTLGFEEGEMRDPFKPFEGTR